ATCGCAATCGCTAAAATGTTACAAATCACCATGACAATGGCAACTTTAGGACTCCACTCTAGGGTGGAAGGCACAGTAGTGGCCATCAGCGTCAAATAGGTCATTGATAATCTCCTAGTTACAAACTTAGTGTCATTACTAACAAGTAGACAAGACTCACCCGCGCTCATTCCCTATGGATAGGCCAGTAAAGCTTATCTTCCCTAGAAGAGTAGCGGAAAAACTTGCCCTGCTTGCGAATGATTACAAAATTGTTAAAACCAAAGACAATCGAGCATTTCCTCGCCAAGGACAGTTCCGTACCAGGTAGCCTATGGCTCTACTGAGCAACTGTCTCAGCTACAGGATATACGCTGACCTTTTTGCCACTTTTGCCACGTCGCTCAAAGGTCACCACCCCATCGATTAAAGCAAACAATGTATCGTCATTGCCACGACCAACGTTTTGACCGGGGTGAAAGTGGGTTCCTCGTTGCCGCACCAAAATATTGCCTGCACGAACAACTTGTCCCCCATATCGCTTTACCCCTAGCCGCTGGGCATTGGAGTCGCGACCATTACGAGTACTACCGGTACCTTTCTTGTGAGCCATGCTGTCCTCCCGTATGTCCTAACCAATCACTCTCAATCACTCGTGTTGTTACTGCTACTCACTGCATTTTAGACTAGTCAGCCGTTGTTTCGCTGGTTTCAGAGACATCAGCAATCTCATCTGATGCAGCATCCGTTGCTGACGTATCTGCTACCTCAACAACCACGTCACTCTCGACCACTGCTCCGCTGGGTACTTCGGTCGGAGTTACGTTAGGTTCTGCTGGCATGGGTTCTGCCACATTCTCAGGTACCACCTCCACAGCGGCTACTTCAGCACCAACTGTCTGTGATGATTCATTACCGTTGCTCTCGGCGATCGTCTCACCGTTTAGTGAAATCGTGTTGATCATCAAGCGAGTTAGCTCTTGGCGATGTCCCTGCTTCTTACGAGTCTTCTTCTTGGGACGCATCTTGTAAACCAAAACTTTGCGTCCACGCAACTGCCGCAGAACTGTAGCTTCCACGGTCGCTCCTTGAACGTAGGGTTGTCCAATTTGCACCGTACCATTGGTGTTGATAAACAGCACCTTGTCGATTGTTACATCAGCGTCAACTTCGTCAGGTAGGCGCTCAACGTCATAGAATCGCCCTGGTTCTACCCAGATTTGCTTGCCACCCGTTTCAATAATTGCGTATGCCATGCTTGTCTCCTAGGAAATTGCCGTACAGGTCAACATACGGTTAGTCACTATGCCTAAGCAAATAGACCTGAAACCCTGTTGTTAATACCTGATCCGAGCAGTCAATAACCGCCAAAAATTTGACAGCCGATCTACCATTTTTGCTACGAATGCAGCTCTTGTCAAGTGAACTGTTGAAGTAGTAGCTCAAGAGTTATGCTAGCGCTAGTAGCGCCACAACCCGATCGTCGGTGCGCAAGGGTTC
This DNA window, taken from Cyanobacteriota bacterium, encodes the following:
- the rpmA gene encoding 50S ribosomal protein L27, encoding MAHKKGTGSTRNGRDSNAQRLGVKRYGGQVVRAGNILVRQRGTHFHPGQNVGRGNDDTLFALIDGVVTFERRGKSGKKVSVYPVAETVAQ